One genomic window of Streptomyces sp. NBC_01276 includes the following:
- a CDS encoding tRNA (adenine-N1)-methyltransferase: protein MSEPTGAARRRGPFEVGDQVQLTDPKGRHYTFTLEAGKNFHTHKGSFPHDELIGAPEGSVVRTTGNVAYLALRPLLPDYVLSMPRGAAVVYPKDAGQILAFADIFPGARVVEAGVGSGSLSSFLLRAIGDQGMLHSYERRADFAEIATANVERYFGGPHPAWQLTVGDLQDNLSDTDVDRVILDMLAPWECLEAVSKALVPGGILCCYVATTTQLSRTVESIREFGCYAEPQPWESMIRNWHVEGLAVRPDHRMIGHTGFLVTARRLADGVEPPMRRRRPSKGAYGEDYEGPGSDRSA from the coding sequence ATGTCCGAACCGACCGGTGCCGCCCGCCGACGCGGGCCCTTCGAGGTCGGGGACCAGGTTCAGCTCACCGACCCCAAGGGCCGCCACTACACGTTCACGCTCGAAGCCGGGAAGAATTTCCACACCCACAAGGGTTCCTTCCCGCACGACGAGCTGATCGGTGCTCCCGAGGGCAGTGTTGTCCGCACCACGGGCAACGTCGCGTACCTCGCGCTGCGCCCCCTGCTCCCCGACTATGTCCTGTCCATGCCCCGCGGCGCCGCCGTGGTCTACCCCAAGGACGCGGGCCAGATCCTGGCCTTCGCCGACATCTTCCCCGGCGCCCGCGTCGTGGAAGCAGGAGTGGGCTCCGGCTCCCTGAGCAGCTTCCTGCTGCGCGCCATCGGCGACCAGGGCATGCTCCACAGCTACGAGCGCCGCGCGGACTTCGCCGAGATCGCCACGGCCAACGTCGAACGCTACTTCGGCGGCCCCCACCCCGCGTGGCAGCTGACCGTGGGCGACCTCCAGGACAACCTGTCCGACACCGACGTCGACCGCGTGATCCTCGACATGCTCGCCCCCTGGGAGTGCCTGGAGGCCGTCTCCAAGGCCCTCGTCCCCGGCGGCATCCTCTGCTGCTACGTGGCCACCACCACCCAGCTCTCGCGCACCGTCGAATCCATCCGCGAATTCGGCTGCTACGCCGAACCGCAGCCCTGGGAATCGATGATCCGCAACTGGCACGTCGAGGGCCTCGCCGTCCGCCCGGACCACCGGATGATCGGCCACACCGGCTTCCTCGTCACCGCCCGCCGCCTCGCGGACGGCGTCGAGCCCCCCATGCGCCGCCGCCGCCCCTCCAAGGGCGCCTACGGCGAGGACTACGAGGGCCCCGGCAGCGACCGCTCCGCCTAG
- a CDS encoding ferredoxin, producing MTVQQEAPTGGTGEAGEPLEVWIDQDLCTGDGICVQYAPEVFELDIDGLAYVKSPEDELLQDAGATTPVPLTLLQDVVDSAKECPGDCIHVRRVSDRVEVYGPDAE from the coding sequence ATGACCGTGCAGCAGGAGGCCCCGACGGGCGGTACCGGCGAGGCCGGGGAGCCGCTTGAGGTCTGGATCGACCAGGACCTCTGCACCGGGGACGGCATCTGCGTGCAGTACGCGCCGGAGGTGTTCGAGCTGGACATCGACGGTCTGGCGTACGTGAAGAGCCCGGAGGACGAGCTGCTGCAGGACGCGGGGGCGACCACTCCGGTTCCGCTGACGCTGCTCCAGGACGTGGTCGACTCGGCCAAGGAATGTCCGGGCGACTGCATTCACGTAAGGCGCGTTTCGGACAGGGTCGAGGTGTACGGCCCGGACGCGGAGTGA
- the arc gene encoding proteasome ATPase, with translation MAAHDDDINRGIRPGRGSEDPAGQVAYLEQEIAVLRRKLADSPRHTRILEERIVELQTNLAGVSAQNERLANTLREARDQIVALKEEVDRLAQPPAGFGVFLQANEDGTVDIFTGGRKLRVNVSPSVEPEDLRRGQEVMLNEALNVVEAMEFERAGDIVTLKEILEDGERALVVGHTDEERVVRLAEPLLDITIRPGDALLLEPRSGYVYEVVPKSEVEELVLEEVPDIDYDKIGGLGDQIELIRDAVELPYLYPDLFKEHELRPPKGILLYGPPGCGKTLIAKAVANSLAKKVAEVTGQPAGKSYFLNIKGPELLNKYVGETERHIRLVFQRAREKASEGTPVIVFFDEMESLFRTRGSGVSSDVENTIVPQLLAEIDGVEGLENVIVIGASNREDMIDPAILRPGRLDVKIKIERPDAEAAKDIFAKYLKASLPLHTDDLSEHQGSTAGTVHSMIQTVVEQMYAETEENRFLEVTYANGDKEVLYFKDFNSGAMIQNIVDRAKKMAIKAFLEHNQKGLRVSHLLQACVDEFKENEDLPNTTNPDDWARISGKKGERIVFIRTLVTGKQGADTGRSIDTVANTGQYL, from the coding sequence GTGGCAGCCCACGACGACGACATCAACCGCGGCATCCGGCCCGGGCGAGGGTCTGAGGACCCCGCTGGCCAGGTTGCCTATCTAGAGCAGGAAATCGCCGTCCTGCGACGCAAGCTCGCCGACTCTCCGCGTCACACGAGGATTCTCGAAGAGCGGATCGTCGAGCTCCAGACGAATCTGGCAGGCGTCTCCGCGCAGAACGAACGACTGGCGAACACCCTCCGTGAGGCCCGCGACCAGATCGTGGCCCTCAAGGAAGAGGTCGACCGGCTCGCACAGCCTCCGGCCGGCTTCGGTGTCTTCCTGCAGGCGAACGAGGACGGCACCGTCGACATCTTCACCGGGGGGCGCAAGCTCCGCGTGAACGTGAGCCCCAGCGTCGAACCGGAAGACCTCCGGCGCGGCCAGGAGGTCATGCTCAACGAAGCGCTCAACGTGGTCGAGGCCATGGAGTTCGAGCGCGCCGGCGACATCGTCACCCTCAAGGAGATCCTGGAGGACGGCGAGCGCGCCCTGGTGGTCGGGCACACCGACGAGGAAAGGGTGGTGAGGCTCGCCGAGCCGCTCCTGGACATCACCATCCGCCCCGGCGACGCCCTGCTCCTGGAGCCCCGCTCCGGCTACGTCTACGAAGTGGTCCCCAAGAGCGAGGTCGAGGAACTCGTCCTCGAAGAGGTCCCGGACATCGACTACGACAAGATCGGCGGCCTGGGCGACCAGATCGAGCTGATCCGCGACGCCGTCGAGCTCCCCTACCTCTACCCCGACCTCTTCAAGGAGCACGAACTGCGGCCCCCGAAGGGCATCCTGCTGTACGGCCCTCCCGGCTGCGGCAAGACGCTCATCGCCAAGGCCGTCGCCAACTCCCTTGCCAAGAAGGTCGCCGAGGTGACCGGCCAGCCCGCCGGGAAGTCCTACTTCCTGAACATCAAGGGCCCCGAACTCCTCAACAAGTACGTCGGCGAGACCGAGCGGCACATCCGCCTCGTCTTCCAGCGGGCCCGTGAGAAGGCCAGCGAGGGCACCCCCGTCATCGTCTTCTTCGACGAAATGGAGTCCCTCTTCCGCACCCGCGGATCCGGCGTCAGCTCGGACGTGGAGAACACCATCGTCCCCCAGCTCCTCGCCGAGATCGACGGTGTGGAGGGCCTGGAGAACGTCATCGTCATCGGCGCCTCCAACCGCGAGGACATGATCGACCCCGCCATCCTGCGCCCCGGCCGCCTCGACGTGAAGATCAAGATCGAGCGCCCGGACGCGGAGGCCGCCAAGGACATCTTCGCCAAGTACCTCAAGGCCTCGCTGCCCCTGCACACGGACGACCTGTCCGAGCACCAGGGCTCCACGGCCGGCACCGTCCACAGCATGATCCAGACCGTCGTCGAGCAGATGTACGCCGAAACCGAGGAAAACCGCTTCCTCGAGGTCACGTACGCCAACGGCGACAAGGAAGTCCTCTACTTCAAGGACTTCAACTCGGGCGCGATGATCCAGAACATCGTGGACCGCGCGAAGAAAATGGCGATCAAGGCCTTCCTGGAGCACAACCAGAAGGGCCTGCGCGTCTCCCACCTCCTCCAGGCATGCGTGGACGAGTTCAAGGAGAACGAGGACCTGCCGAACACCACCAACCCGGACGACTGGGCCCGGATCTCCGGAAAGAAGGGCGAGCGGATCGTATTCATCCGTACCCTCGTCACCGGAAAGCAGGGCGCGGACACCGGACGCTCCATCGACACGGTGGCGAATACCGGCCAGTACCTCTGA
- the dop gene encoding depupylase/deamidase Dop: protein MTVRRVMGIETEYGISVPGHPNANAMLTSSQIVNAYAAAMHRARRARWDFEEENPLRDARGFDLAREAADNSQLTDEDIGLANVILTNGARLYVDHAHPEYSSPEVTNPLDAVLWDKAGERIMAEAAERAAQLPGAQPIHLYKNNTDNKGASYGTHENYLMKRETPFSEIVRHLTPFFVSRQVVTGAGRIGIGQDGREHGFQISQRADYFEVEVGLETTLKRPIINTRDEPHSDAEKYRRLHVIIGDANLSEISTYLKLGTTALVLSMIEDGFINVDLAVDQPVRTLHQVSHDPDLQHLITLRSGRTLTAVQLQMEYFELARKYVDERFGSDADEQTKDVLTRWEDVLGRLETDPMSLSGELDWIAKREILEGYRRRDGLGWDAARLHLVDLQYADVRPEKGLYNRLVARGKMKRLLEEPAVERAESKPPEDTRAYFRGRCLEQYADDVAAASWDSVIFDLPGRDSLQRVPTLEPLRGTRNHVKELLDRCRTAEDLVRVLSGQ from the coding sequence ATGACCGTACGGCGAGTAATGGGGATCGAAACGGAGTACGGGATCTCCGTTCCGGGGCACCCGAACGCCAATGCCATGCTCACCTCGTCCCAGATCGTCAACGCCTACGCGGCGGCGATGCACCGGGCGCGACGCGCCCGCTGGGACTTCGAGGAGGAGAATCCGCTGCGGGACGCCCGCGGCTTCGACCTCGCCCGCGAGGCCGCCGACAACAGCCAGCTGACCGACGAGGACATCGGCCTCGCCAACGTCATCCTCACCAACGGCGCACGGCTCTACGTCGACCACGCGCACCCCGAGTACAGCTCGCCGGAGGTCACCAATCCGCTCGACGCCGTGCTCTGGGACAAGGCCGGCGAACGGATCATGGCCGAGGCCGCCGAGCGGGCCGCCCAGCTCCCCGGCGCCCAGCCCATCCACCTCTACAAGAACAACACCGACAACAAGGGCGCCTCCTACGGCACGCACGAGAACTACCTGATGAAGCGGGAGACCCCCTTCTCGGAGATCGTGCGCCACCTGACGCCCTTCTTCGTCTCCCGCCAGGTCGTCACCGGCGCGGGCCGCATCGGCATCGGCCAGGACGGCCGCGAGCACGGCTTCCAGATCAGCCAGCGCGCGGACTACTTCGAGGTCGAGGTGGGGCTGGAGACCACCCTCAAGCGGCCCATCATCAACACCCGGGACGAACCGCACTCCGACGCCGAGAAGTACCGCCGGCTCCACGTGATCATCGGCGACGCGAACCTCTCGGAGATCTCCACCTACCTCAAGCTCGGCACGACCGCGCTGGTCCTGTCGATGATCGAGGACGGGTTCATCAACGTCGACCTGGCCGTGGACCAGCCGGTGCGCACCCTGCACCAGGTCTCCCACGACCCGGACCTCCAGCACCTCATCACCCTGCGCAGCGGGCGCACCCTGACCGCCGTACAACTCCAGATGGAGTACTTCGAGCTGGCCAGGAAGTACGTGGACGAGCGTTTCGGGTCGGACGCGGACGAGCAGACCAAGGATGTCCTCACTCGGTGGGAGGACGTACTCGGCCGGCTGGAGACCGACCCGATGAGCCTGTCGGGAGAGCTCGACTGGATCGCCAAGCGGGAGATCCTGGAGGGCTACCGCAGGCGCGACGGACTGGGCTGGGACGCGGCCCGGCTGCACCTGGTGGACCTCCAGTACGCGGACGTCCGCCCCGAGAAGGGCCTGTACAACCGGCTGGTCGCCCGCGGGAAGATGAAGCGGCTCCTGGAGGAGCCGGCCGTGGAGCGGGCGGAGAGCAAGCCCCCGGAGGACACCCGGGCGTACTTCCGCGGGCGCTGCCTGGAGCAGTACGCGGACGACGTGGCGGCGGCCTCCTGGGACTCGGTGATCTTCGACCTCCCGGGCCGCGACTCGCTCCAGCGGGTCCCGACCCTGGAACCCCTGCGGGGGACCCGCAACCACGTCAAGGAGCTGCTGGACCGCTGTCGGACGGCGGAGGACCTGGTGCGGGTGCTCTCGGGGCAGTGA
- a CDS encoding ubiquitin-like protein Pup, whose translation MATKDTGGGQQKATRSTEEVEEAAVEESTDLKERQEKLSDDVDSVLDEIDDVLEENAEDFVRSFVQKGGE comes from the coding sequence ATGGCGACCAAGGACACCGGCGGCGGACAGCAGAAGGCGACGCGCTCGACCGAGGAGGTCGAGGAGGCGGCGGTCGAGGAATCGACCGACCTCAAGGAGCGGCAGGAAAAGCTCTCCGACGACGTCGACTCCGTACTTGACGAGATTGACGATGTACTCGAGGAAAATGCCGAGGATTTCGTTCGGAGCTTCGTACAAAAAGGCGGCGAATAG
- a CDS encoding endonuclease VII domain-containing protein — protein sequence MSNGTKWCRGCSRDVPLSGFASDRNRGDGLQPRCRECVAEYGALHYRRRQAARGKVVKEKVDVPSGHKLCRQCGEVKPHSEWHRNASASDGLSTRCKACRAIQGRAGHLKRSYGITEAQRDAMIAAQGGVCVVCRNAPAEHVDHDHQTGKVRGVLCFSCNAALGQFKDRPDVIRRAAAYVEGNLWNPTLVAQGVYRQPS from the coding sequence ATGTCCAATGGAACCAAGTGGTGTCGCGGCTGCAGCCGGGACGTGCCGCTGAGCGGATTCGCCTCAGATCGGAATCGTGGGGACGGCCTGCAGCCGAGGTGCCGGGAGTGCGTGGCGGAGTACGGAGCCCTGCACTACCGGCGCCGCCAGGCGGCCAGGGGCAAGGTCGTCAAAGAGAAAGTGGACGTTCCGTCCGGTCACAAGCTGTGCCGGCAGTGCGGTGAGGTCAAACCGCACAGCGAGTGGCACAGGAACGCTTCGGCGTCGGACGGGTTGTCCACTCGCTGCAAGGCGTGTCGCGCCATCCAGGGCAGGGCTGGCCACTTGAAGCGTTCGTACGGCATCACCGAGGCGCAGCGCGATGCGATGATCGCCGCCCAGGGCGGGGTCTGCGTGGTCTGTCGGAATGCTCCGGCCGAGCACGTTGATCACGATCATCAGACGGGTAAGGTCCGAGGCGTACTGTGCTTCAGCTGTAACGCAGCCTTGGGGCAGTTCAAGGATCGGCCGGACGTCATACGGCGTGCAGCCGCTTACGTGGAAGGAAACCTGTGGAACCCAACACTCGTAGCACAGGGCGTCTACCGGCAGCCTTCCTGA
- the prcB gene encoding proteasome subunit beta, with product MEPNTRSTGRLPAAFLTPGSSSFMDFLGAHSPEMLPGNRKLPEGVVEAPHGTTIVAATFPGGVVLAGDRRATMGNMIAQRDIEKVFPADEYSAVGIAGTAGLAVEMVKLFQLELEHFEKVEGTTLSLEGKANRLSTMIRSNLGMAMQGLAVVPLFAGYDEAKEKGRIFSYDVTGGRSEEHGYAATGSGSIFARGSMKKLFRPDLTEEQATTLVVQALYDAADDDSATGGPDLYRHIYPIVTVITDEGFRRLTDDESQELARTVTNRRLEQPDGPRAALL from the coding sequence GTGGAACCCAACACTCGTAGCACAGGGCGTCTACCGGCAGCCTTCCTGACGCCGGGGTCGTCGTCCTTCATGGACTTCCTGGGCGCGCACTCGCCCGAGATGCTGCCGGGCAACCGCAAGCTGCCCGAGGGCGTCGTCGAGGCGCCGCACGGGACGACCATCGTGGCCGCCACCTTCCCCGGCGGGGTCGTGCTCGCCGGTGACCGGCGGGCGACCATGGGGAACATGATCGCGCAGCGGGACATCGAGAAGGTGTTCCCGGCCGACGAGTACTCCGCGGTGGGCATCGCCGGTACGGCCGGCCTGGCCGTGGAGATGGTCAAGCTGTTCCAGCTGGAGCTGGAGCACTTCGAGAAGGTGGAGGGGACGACCCTCTCCCTGGAGGGCAAGGCCAACCGGCTCTCCACCATGATCCGGAGCAATCTGGGCATGGCGATGCAGGGGCTGGCCGTCGTGCCGCTGTTCGCGGGGTACGACGAGGCCAAGGAGAAGGGCCGGATCTTCTCCTACGACGTGACCGGCGGCCGCTCCGAGGAGCACGGCTACGCCGCCACCGGTTCGGGCTCGATCTTCGCCCGGGGCTCGATGAAGAAGCTGTTCCGTCCCGACCTGACGGAGGAGCAGGCCACCACGCTGGTCGTGCAGGCGCTGTACGACGCCGCCGACGACGACTCGGCGACCGGCGGTCCGGACCTGTACCGGCACATCTATCCCATCGTCACCGTCATCACCGACGAGGGCTTCCGCAGGCTGACCGACGACGAGTCGCAGGAACTCGCCCGTACG